A genomic region of Arachis hypogaea cultivar Tifrunner chromosome 5, arahy.Tifrunner.gnm2.J5K5, whole genome shotgun sequence contains the following coding sequences:
- the LOC112803274 gene encoding uncharacterized protein — protein sequence MILENANLDRTLVDQGSLADILFKPAFDKLGLEERELKAYPDTLYGLGDMPIKLLGYIPLHTTFGKGKNFKTLSIDLIVIDVESAYNALIGRTTLNRLGVVVSTPHLCMKFLTPKGIATVRGDQKLARKCYNESLNLRGKSKEVHTIELGGIKAKKELRPQPEGRTEEQRRRELGTERARVVEEQVQAFLEADFIREVKYPAWLANVVLVKKQNGK from the exons atgatcttGGAAAATGCCAACCTCGACAGGACCTTGGTGGACCAAGGGAGTTTGGCTGACATACTCTTTAAGCCCGCATTCGACAAATTAGGGTTGGAAGAAAGGGAGCTAAAAGCTTACCCGGATACCCTGTATGGGCTAGGAGACATGCCAATAAAGCTACTGGGATACATCCCCCTCCACAcgaccttcggaaaggggaaaaATTTCAAAACTCTGAGCATCGACCTTATCGTCATCGATGTCGAATCGGCGTATAACGCCTTGATCGGCAGGACTACGCTAAATCGCCTCGGAGTGGTGGTGTCAACCCCtcatctttgcatgaaattcctaaCGCCTAAAGGAATAGCGACGGTACGGGGAGaccagaaattggcaagaaaatgctacaacgAGAGCTTAAACCTCCGAGGAAAGAGCAAGGAAGttcacaccatagagctcggAGGAATAAAAGCTAAAAAAGAGCTGCGGCCACAGCCGGAGGGAAGAACTGAAGAG CAACGCAGGCGCGAGCTTGGAACAGAACGAGCTCGGGTGGTGGAGGAGCAAGTGCAAGCATTCTTGGAGGCTGACTTCATCCGAGAGGTCAAGTATCCGGcatggctagcaaatgtagtgctagtcaaaaagcaAAACGGCAAGTGA